One part of the Candidatus Zymogenaceae bacterium genome encodes these proteins:
- a CDS encoding protein kinase, whose protein sequence is MGKTVIGNYHLVEEIGEGGMGIVYRAKQAGLDRIVALKVLLPHLSARERFVERFLREAKNAATLDHPNIVTIYEVGEDEGTYFFSMKYMEGGDLEDELSRGPIPIEQAVDIIRQVAQGLAHAHEKGVIHRDIKPANIIVDETGRAVITDFGIARAAWEERLTDAGISMGTVEYMSPEQFRGEEPGPESDVYALGATLYHVLTGSSPFPGKTTQEVMYQKFEGALVPPTQVNTALPEWTDHVVGAAMREDRTERIQSAREFIEALEHREVTSPQAVGALVAEAVPHADDGAGELPPAAPAQDVNKSLRVFKKVIVGVLAACIALGLAVTALFAVKALTGRTQPTPGMIPEGGTTAPAMAPPTMESPSPAHTPSAPAPAPAPAPTPEPSVRYGVITGDNVNIRSGPGVGYDKITQLDSGDSVTVLDESLAGNTSEGKLWSDTTISLEHGGGMTLSGGYAVTVVGEDGRNYRIRFDVDGTGYYGYVPKADVKLFIDDYWYQVETPSGLIGWVIDDYVGIY, encoded by the coding sequence GTGGGAAAGACAGTAATCGGCAATTATCATCTCGTCGAGGAAATCGGCGAGGGGGGAATGGGGATCGTCTATCGGGCTAAACAGGCGGGTCTGGACAGGATCGTCGCCCTCAAGGTGCTTCTTCCCCATCTGTCCGCCCGCGAACGCTTTGTGGAGCGGTTTTTGAGGGAGGCAAAAAACGCCGCGACCCTGGATCACCCGAATATCGTGACGATCTACGAGGTAGGGGAGGATGAGGGGACCTACTTTTTTTCCATGAAATACATGGAGGGGGGAGACCTGGAGGATGAGCTCTCCCGGGGACCGATACCGATAGAACAGGCCGTAGACATCATCCGGCAGGTGGCACAGGGGCTGGCCCACGCCCATGAAAAAGGCGTCATCCACCGGGATATCAAGCCCGCGAATATCATAGTGGACGAGACCGGACGGGCGGTGATCACCGATTTCGGCATCGCCAGGGCCGCGTGGGAGGAGCGCCTGACGGACGCCGGCATATCAATGGGGACGGTGGAGTATATGAGCCCGGAGCAGTTTCGCGGAGAGGAGCCGGGACCGGAGAGCGATGTATACGCCCTGGGAGCAACCCTGTATCATGTGCTCACCGGCAGTTCCCCGTTTCCGGGAAAGACCACCCAGGAGGTGATGTATCAGAAATTTGAGGGTGCGCTCGTACCGCCGACACAAGTGAACACTGCACTCCCCGAATGGACGGACCATGTCGTGGGCGCCGCAATGCGGGAGGATCGGACGGAGAGGATACAATCGGCCCGGGAGTTTATCGAAGCCCTCGAGCATCGGGAGGTGACGTCCCCGCAGGCTGTGGGTGCGCTCGTGGCGGAAGCGGTGCCGCATGCGGATGACGGGGCGGGCGAACTCCCTCCGGCCGCACCCGCTCAGGATGTGAATAAATCTCTGAGGGTTTTCAAAAAAGTGATCGTCGGTGTCCTGGCGGCGTGCATCGCTCTGGGTCTGGCCGTCACGGCTCTGTTCGCCGTCAAGGCGCTTACGGGGAGAACGCAACCCACCCCCGGGATGATCCCGGAAGGGGGGACGACGGCGCCGGCGATGGCACCACCGACGATGGAGTCTCCGTCACCGGCGCACACCCCATCGGCACCGGCTCCCGCCCCCGCCCCGGCGCCGACTCCCGAGCCGTCGGTGCGCTACGGCGTTATCACCGGGGATAACGTGAACATCAGGTCCGGCCCGGGGGTTGGCTACGATAAAATCACCCAGCTTGATTCGGGGGATTCCGTGACCGTTCTGGATGAGAGTCTCGCCGGGAATACATCGGAGGGAAAACTCTGGTCGGACACCACGATATCCCTGGAGCACGGCGGCGGCATGACGTTGAGCGGGGGGTATGCCGTGACGGTCGTCGGGGAGGACGGCCGGAACTATCGAATTCGGTTCGACGTGGACGGCACGGGGTATTATGGGTATGTCCCCAAGGCCGACGTGAAACTGTTTATCGACGAT